A genomic window from Litoreibacter janthinus includes:
- a CDS encoding YebC/PmpR family DNA-binding transcriptional regulator, which produces MAGHSKWANIQHRKGRQDKLRSKLFSKLAKEITVAAKMGDPDPDKNPRLRLAVKEAKSQSVPKDVIDRAIKKSQGGDAENYDEIRYEGYGPGGVAVIVETMTDNKNRTASTVRSTFSKNGGNLGETGSVGFMFDRKGQVMYPASVGDADTVMMAAIEAGAEDCESSEDGHVIICADTDLNTVATALEAELGESESTKLIWQPTTTTELDLDGMTKLMKLIDALEDDDDVQTVTANFEASDEVMNQL; this is translated from the coding sequence ATGGCCGGCCACTCAAAATGGGCAAACATCCAACACCGCAAAGGGCGGCAGGATAAGCTACGCTCGAAGCTGTTCTCGAAGCTTGCCAAGGAAATTACCGTGGCGGCGAAAATGGGCGACCCCGATCCCGATAAAAACCCGCGCCTGCGTCTGGCTGTCAAAGAGGCGAAATCGCAATCCGTCCCGAAGGATGTGATCGACCGCGCGATCAAGAAGTCGCAAGGTGGCGATGCCGAGAACTATGACGAAATCCGGTATGAAGGATATGGCCCCGGTGGTGTGGCAGTTATCGTCGAAACGATGACCGACAACAAAAACCGTACAGCGTCGACCGTGCGCTCCACCTTCTCGAAGAATGGCGGCAATCTGGGTGAAACCGGCTCGGTCGGGTTCATGTTCGACCGCAAGGGGCAAGTGATGTACCCGGCGTCTGTGGGCGATGCTGACACTGTGATGATGGCCGCCATTGAGGCCGGTGCGGAGGATTGCGAAAGCTCTGAAGACGGTCATGTGATTATCTGTGCGGACACTGACCTGAACACTGTCGCAACCGCGCTGGAAGCTGAATTGGGCGAGTCGGAGTCGACCAAGCTGATCTGGCAACCGACAACGACCACAGAGCTTGATCTGGATGGCATGACCAAGCTGATGAAGCTGATCGACGCGCTTGAGGACGATGATGATGTGCAAACCGTCACCGCCAATTTCGAGGCCAGCGACGAAGTGATGAACCAACTCTGA